A genomic segment from Janthinobacterium sp. 64 encodes:
- a CDS encoding sulfurtransferase TusA family protein, protein MEFHKELDARGLNCPLPILKAKKALSELQSGEVLRIMATDPGSVRDFQAFAKQTGNALLSHVQTGTEFVFLMQRK, encoded by the coding sequence ATGGAATTTCACAAAGAACTCGACGCGCGGGGCTTGAATTGCCCCTTGCCGATTCTGAAGGCGAAAAAGGCTTTGTCAGAGCTGCAGAGCGGGGAAGTGCTGCGCATCATGGCAACCGATCCCGGTTCCGTGCGCGACTTCCAGGCTTTCGCCAAGCAAACGGGCAATGCCCTGCTGTCGCATGTGCAGACGGGCACCGAATTCGTCTTCCTGATGCAACGCAAATAA
- a CDS encoding electron transfer flavoprotein subunit beta/FixA family protein has translation MKVLVPVKRVVDYNVKVRVKSDGTGVDTANVKMSMNPFDEIALEEAMRLKEAGKVTEVVAISCGVTQCQETLRTAMAIGADRGILVETTTELEPLAVAKLVKSLAEKEQPQLIILGKQAIDDDSNQTGQMLAALLGWPQATFASKVVLEDGKVTVTREVDGGLETLALTLPAIITTDLRLNEPRYVTLPNIMKAKKKPLETVKPEDLGVDVAPRLKTLKVVEPAKRSAGIKVPDVATLVAKLRTEAKVI, from the coding sequence ATGAAAGTCTTGGTACCCGTCAAACGCGTGGTCGACTATAACGTCAAAGTCCGCGTCAAGAGTGACGGCACTGGCGTCGATACCGCCAACGTCAAAATGTCGATGAACCCTTTCGATGAGATCGCGCTGGAAGAAGCGATGCGCCTGAAAGAAGCTGGCAAGGTCACTGAAGTGGTCGCCATCTCCTGCGGCGTGACGCAGTGCCAGGAAACCCTGCGCACGGCCATGGCCATCGGCGCCGACCGCGGCATCCTGGTGGAAACGACGACCGAACTGGAACCGCTGGCCGTCGCCAAGCTGGTGAAATCCCTGGCCGAGAAAGAACAGCCGCAACTGATCATCCTGGGCAAGCAAGCCATCGATGACGACAGCAACCAGACCGGCCAGATGCTCGCTGCCCTGCTGGGTTGGCCACAAGCCACGTTCGCTTCGAAAGTCGTGCTGGAAGACGGTAAAGTCACCGTCACGCGCGAAGTCGACGGCGGCCTGGAAACCCTGGCATTGACCTTGCCTGCGATCATCACCACCGACCTGCGTTTGAACGAGCCACGCTATGTGACCTTGCCGAACATCATGAAGGCAAAGAAAAAGCCGCTCGAGACCGTCAAGCCGGAAGACCTGGGCGTCGACGTTGCGCCACGCCTGAAGACCCTGAAAGTCGTCGAGCCAGCCAAGCGCTCGGCCGGCATCAAGGTCCCGGAC